The following proteins come from a genomic window of Kitasatospora sp. NBC_01246:
- a CDS encoding S-(hydroxymethyl)mycothiol dehydrogenase, whose translation MAQQVKAVIARAKGAPVEVTTIVVPDPGPGEAVVRIQACGVCHTDLHYREGGINDDFPFLLGHEAAGIVESVGEGVTEVVPGDFVVLNWRAVCGQCRACERGRPQYCFDTHNAKQKMTLLDGTELSPALGIGAFAEKTLVAAGQCTKVDPRAEPAVAGLLGCGVMAGIGAAINTGNVGRGDSVAVIGCGGVGGAAVLGSRLAGAGKIIAVDIDDRKLITAEKLGATHTINSRTADPVEAIRELTGGHGADVVIDAVGRPETYKQAFYARDLAGTVVLVGVPTPEMTLELPLLDVFGRGGALKSSWYGDCLPSRDFPMLIDLYLQSRLDLGAFVSETIELDGVEQAFARMHEGDVLRSVVIL comes from the coding sequence ATGGCCCAGCAGGTGAAGGCAGTCATCGCGCGTGCCAAGGGCGCGCCCGTGGAGGTGACGACGATCGTCGTACCCGACCCCGGGCCGGGCGAGGCGGTGGTGCGGATCCAGGCCTGCGGCGTCTGCCACACGGACCTGCACTACCGGGAGGGCGGCATCAACGACGACTTCCCGTTCCTGCTGGGGCACGAGGCGGCGGGGATCGTGGAGTCGGTCGGCGAGGGCGTCACCGAGGTCGTGCCCGGTGACTTCGTCGTCCTCAACTGGCGTGCGGTCTGCGGCCAGTGTCGCGCGTGCGAGCGCGGGCGCCCGCAGTACTGCTTCGACACGCACAACGCCAAGCAGAAGATGACGCTGCTGGACGGCACCGAGCTGTCCCCGGCGCTGGGCATCGGCGCGTTCGCGGAGAAGACCCTGGTCGCGGCCGGCCAGTGCACCAAGGTCGACCCGAGGGCCGAGCCGGCCGTCGCGGGCCTGCTGGGCTGCGGTGTGATGGCGGGCATCGGCGCCGCGATCAACACCGGCAACGTCGGCCGGGGCGACTCGGTCGCGGTGATCGGCTGCGGCGGTGTCGGCGGCGCGGCCGTGCTCGGCTCGCGGCTGGCCGGCGCGGGGAAGATCATCGCGGTGGACATCGACGACCGCAAGCTGATCACCGCGGAGAAGCTCGGTGCCACCCACACCATCAACTCCCGCACCGCCGACCCGGTGGAGGCGATCCGCGAGCTGACCGGCGGCCACGGCGCGGACGTCGTGATCGATGCGGTCGGCCGCCCGGAGACGTACAAGCAGGCGTTCTACGCCCGTGACCTGGCCGGCACGGTCGTCCTGGTCGGCGTCCCGACGCCGGAGATGACGCTGGAGCTGCCGCTGCTGGACGTGTTCGGCCGGGGCGGCGCGCTGAAGTCCTCCTGGTACGGCGACTGCCTGCCGTCGCGGGACTTCCCGATGCTGATCGACCTCTACCTCCAGAGCCGGCTGGACCTCGGCGCGTTCGTCAGCGAGACCATCGAACTCGACGGCGTGGAGCAGGCGTTCGCGCGCATGCACGAGGGTGATGTGCTCCGTTCGGTGGTGATCCTGTGA
- a CDS encoding cytochrome P450: MSAENSATRATTGTAETHAPGPPRPAPASHPAAPPALAGPPALPALPPLHCLRRLEPGPPRLGALPTGTPVWLVSRHADVRQVLTDPRLGRAPLYAPEAPPLTLTPNLLDNPEGMLNLDGVDHQRLRRTVQRAFTPRAIARWRPWVASVVEALLDELIDQGSPADIIAAYTRPLPVAVISRLMGLDGLDGKRLAHWSDHALSTTAHSTESVRVAMEEFAGFGAGLIAERRAAPGDDLVSGLLAAARESGGITERQLVSLVIGLVVAGHETTMTMLGNALVYLLSDGREAWHRLASDEQSAAAATEQLLRGVPLGDGDALPGLFRRAVEEVEIGGVVIPAGSVVAADTTTANHDPEVFTGDLLTELFSPLAAPMYTFGAGPHHCLGAWLARMELELALHRLARRLPALRLVGPTDSIDWRRGLLTRSPNTLQVSW; the protein is encoded by the coding sequence ATGTCCGCCGAGAACAGTGCCACCCGTGCCACGACCGGCACCGCCGAGACCCATGCGCCCGGCCCGCCCCGTCCGGCCCCGGCGTCCCACCCGGCCGCGCCGCCCGCGCTGGCCGGCCCACCTGCCCTGCCCGCGCTGCCGCCGCTGCACTGCCTGCGGCGCCTCGAACCGGGCCCGCCGCGCCTCGGGGCGCTGCCCACCGGCACCCCGGTCTGGCTGGTCAGCCGGCACGCCGACGTCCGGCAGGTGCTGACCGATCCGCGCCTGGGCCGCGCCCCGCTCTACGCGCCCGAGGCACCCCCGCTCACGCTCACCCCGAACCTCCTGGACAACCCGGAGGGCATGCTGAACCTCGACGGCGTCGACCACCAGCGGCTGCGCCGCACGGTGCAGCGGGCGTTCACCCCGCGCGCGATAGCCCGCTGGCGGCCCTGGGTCGCCTCGGTGGTTGAGGCCCTGCTGGACGAGCTGATCGACCAGGGCTCCCCCGCCGACATCATCGCCGCCTACACCCGCCCGCTGCCGGTGGCCGTGATCAGCAGGCTGATGGGCCTCGACGGCCTGGACGGCAAGCGCCTCGCCCACTGGAGCGACCACGCGCTCTCCACCACCGCGCACTCGACCGAGTCGGTCCGGGTGGCCATGGAGGAGTTCGCCGGTTTCGGGGCCGGCCTGATCGCCGAACGCCGGGCCGCGCCCGGTGACGACCTGGTCAGCGGCCTGCTCGCAGCGGCCCGGGAGAGCGGGGGCATCACCGAGCGGCAGCTGGTCTCGCTGGTGATCGGCCTCGTGGTGGCCGGGCACGAGACGACCATGACGATGCTCGGCAACGCCCTGGTGTATCTGCTGAGTGACGGCCGCGAGGCCTGGCACCGGCTGGCCTCCGACGAGCAGAGCGCGGCCGCCGCCACCGAGCAGTTGCTGCGCGGCGTCCCGCTCGGGGACGGCGACGCACTCCCCGGTCTGTTCCGGCGCGCCGTCGAGGAGGTGGAGATCGGCGGCGTGGTGATCCCGGCCGGCAGCGTGGTCGCCGCCGACACCACGACCGCCAACCACGACCCCGAGGTCTTCACCGGCGATCTGCTGACCGAGCTCTTCTCGCCGCTGGCCGCGCCGATGTACACCTTCGGCGCCGGGCCGCACCACTGCCTGGGCGCCTGGCTCGCCCGGATGGAACTGGAGCTGGCCCTGCACCGGCTGGCCCGCCGCTTGCCCGCGCTGCGACTCGTCGGGCCGACGGACTCCATCGACTGGCGGCGCGGGCTGCTGACGCGCAGTCCGAACACGCTCCAGGTCTCCTGGTGA
- a CDS encoding DUF4262 domain-containing protein, with amino-acid sequence MRVQHPMSWVEEAATRLCATGPAEPDGLLDGHPLMVRPVDPGRHRPLFGSAVGFYMRVPVPVVQLVWPDAGGRRPWEEAASSGCRAQPRLRLPVAAHPPGVRTDEAARTPAPDPDGPRAPRPLRDHHPRT; translated from the coding sequence GTGCGCGTGCAGCACCCGATGAGCTGGGTCGAGGAAGCCGCCACACGGCTTTGCGCGACCGGCCCGGCCGAACCGGACGGCCTCCTCGACGGCCACCCGCTGATGGTCAGGCCGGTCGATCCCGGCCGGCACCGGCCGCTGTTCGGCAGCGCGGTCGGCTTCTACATGCGGGTGCCGGTGCCCGTCGTCCAGCTGGTGTGGCCGGACGCGGGCGGCCGACGGCCCTGGGAGGAGGCGGCGTCCAGTGGCTGCCGGGCCCAGCCGCGCCTCCGGCTCCCCGTCGCCGCCCACCCTCCGGGGGTCCGGACGGACGAGGCCGCCCGGACCCCGGCGCCGGACCCCGACGGTCCGAGGGCCCCTCGGCCGCTACGGGATCACCACCCCCGCACCTGA
- a CDS encoding DUF5685 family protein has protein sequence MFGIIRPCRHRLSERLQASWMAHLCGLCLALRDDHGQLARTATNYDGLIISVLVEAQSAKDDASWRRTAGPCPLRGMRTASVAKGEGARLAAAVSLALASVKIRDHVEDRDGVFARRPVAAGARAVTRRWDRKSAGGASAVGFDTAVLLDAASRQGALERALPPGGSVLLVTEPTESATSAAFAHTAVLAGRPGNAEPLAEAGRLFGRLAHLLDAAEDQAEDAASGAWNPLTATGTDRAEAERLCRDAVHGIRLALREVELTDRALVHTLLAHETERAVERVFGPAAHTATCRTRTAPADGAAGHGSAGNGGVGLGSDPYGSDPYRSAPRQDPGQAPPAGPGAPIPPWVPQGPGFTPPGGRPPHRRNLLAGCAVWALMACTCQLMCCSHDDPFSRERKEGWCARQDVDCGDCGDCCSNCGDCCNCCGDGGCCDGCGCDGCDCGCDC, from the coding sequence ATGTTCGGGATCATCAGGCCGTGTCGGCACCGGCTCTCCGAGCGGCTGCAGGCCTCGTGGATGGCTCATCTGTGCGGACTCTGCCTGGCACTCAGGGACGACCACGGCCAACTGGCCCGGACGGCCACCAACTACGACGGTCTGATCATCTCGGTGCTGGTCGAGGCACAGAGCGCGAAGGACGACGCCTCCTGGCGCCGCACCGCCGGGCCCTGCCCGCTGCGCGGGATGCGCACCGCCTCGGTCGCCAAGGGCGAGGGCGCCCGGCTGGCGGCCGCCGTCTCGCTGGCGCTCGCCTCGGTGAAGATCCGCGACCATGTCGAGGACCGGGACGGCGTGTTCGCCCGGCGCCCGGTCGCCGCCGGGGCCCGCGCCGTCACCAGGCGCTGGGACCGCAAGAGCGCGGGCGGCGCCTCGGCGGTCGGCTTCGACACCGCCGTCCTGCTCGACGCGGCCTCCCGCCAGGGCGCGTTGGAGCGTGCGCTGCCCCCGGGCGGGTCCGTCCTGCTGGTCACCGAGCCGACCGAGAGCGCCACTTCGGCGGCGTTCGCCCACACCGCCGTCCTGGCCGGCCGGCCCGGCAACGCCGAACCGCTGGCGGAGGCGGGGCGTCTGTTCGGCCGGCTCGCCCACCTGCTGGACGCCGCCGAGGACCAGGCCGAGGACGCCGCGAGCGGAGCCTGGAACCCGCTCACGGCGACCGGCACCGACCGGGCCGAGGCCGAACGCCTCTGCCGGGACGCCGTCCACGGCATCCGGCTCGCGCTGCGCGAGGTGGAGCTGACCGACCGGGCCCTGGTGCACACCCTGCTCGCGCACGAGACGGAGCGGGCCGTGGAGCGCGTCTTCGGCCCGGCCGCGCACACCGCCACCTGCCGGACCCGGACGGCGCCCGCCGACGGCGCCGCCGGGCACGGTTCCGCCGGGAACGGGGGCGTCGGGCTCGGCTCCGACCCCTACGGTTCCGACCCGTACCGGTCGGCGCCCCGGCAGGACCCGGGGCAGGCGCCGCCCGCCGGTCCCGGCGCGCCGATCCCGCCCTGGGTGCCGCAGGGCCCCGGGTTCACCCCGCCCGGCGGCCGCCCCCCGCACCGGCGCAACCTGCTGGCCGGCTGCGCGGTCTGGGCGCTGATGGCCTGCACCTGCCAGCTGATGTGCTGCTCGCACGACGATCCGTTCTCGCGCGAGCGCAAGGAGGGGTGGTGTGCACGGCAGGACGTCGACTGCGGGGACTGCGGGGACTGCTGCAGCAACTGCGGTGACTGCTGCAACTGCTGTGGAGACGGCGGGTGCTGCGACGGCTGCGGATGCGACGGGTGCGACTGCGGCTGCGACTGCTGA
- a CDS encoding DUF5937 family protein, producing the protein MSLSIDITALPDDRVFFTPSPLAELSSMLHVLAEPAHHPGLHGWAASTAASLPPELSERLSEADFLWRSSRADFLVPGRPGATLAEELDAVDRIDDELYVRAASFMTCGTSRLSERRDSPLSDPVAQERARELAMARGPRQAAFADRLFADPPAVRALLRRLLEDCGEAFFAAAWRRVLPDLAADARHKADRLARHGLGSALAAVSSSIALEERADGRRRIVIDKLQDSATRSDAGGVTFVPTAFGHPHLLVVHEPGWRPVVQYPIAEGGLPEPVSLAVVQQRLEALAHPVRLRLARTMARGPHTTGELAAAWQLSAPEVSRHLAVLRRAGLLTTRRRGRYMLYQLDLAGSARLGSDLLEAVLR; encoded by the coding sequence GTGAGCCTCAGCATCGACATCACCGCGCTGCCCGACGACCGCGTCTTCTTCACCCCCTCGCCGCTGGCCGAGCTGAGCTCGATGCTGCACGTCCTCGCCGAGCCCGCGCACCACCCCGGGCTGCACGGCTGGGCGGCGAGCACGGCCGCCTCGCTCCCCCCGGAGCTGTCCGAACGCCTCTCCGAGGCCGACTTCCTCTGGCGCTCCTCGCGGGCCGACTTCCTCGTCCCGGGTCGGCCGGGGGCCACCCTGGCCGAGGAGCTGGACGCCGTCGACCGGATCGACGACGAGCTGTACGTCCGGGCGGCCTCCTTCATGACCTGCGGGACGTCCCGGCTCTCCGAGCGGCGCGACTCGCCGCTCAGCGACCCCGTGGCGCAGGAGCGGGCCCGGGAGCTCGCGATGGCCCGGGGCCCTCGCCAGGCGGCCTTCGCCGACCGGCTGTTCGCCGACCCGCCGGCCGTCCGGGCCCTGCTCCGCCGGCTGCTGGAGGACTGCGGGGAGGCGTTCTTCGCGGCTGCCTGGCGCCGGGTGCTGCCGGACCTCGCGGCCGACGCCCGGCACAAGGCGGACCGGCTGGCCCGGCACGGCCTCGGCAGCGCCCTGGCGGCGGTGTCCTCCTCGATCGCCCTGGAGGAGCGGGCGGACGGGCGGCGGCGGATCGTCATCGACAAGCTGCAGGACAGCGCCACCCGGTCCGACGCCGGGGGAGTGACCTTCGTGCCGACCGCCTTCGGGCACCCGCACCTGCTGGTGGTGCACGAGCCCGGGTGGCGGCCGGTGGTGCAGTACCCGATCGCGGAGGGCGGGCTGCCCGAGCCGGTCTCGCTCGCCGTGGTGCAGCAGCGGTTGGAGGCGCTGGCCCACCCGGTCCGGCTCCGGCTCGCCCGCACGATGGCGCGCGGTCCGCACACCACGGGGGAGCTGGCGGCGGCCTGGCAGCTCAGCGCGCCGGAGGTGTCGCGGCACCTGGCGGTGCTGCGTCGGGCCGGGCTGCTCACCACCCGGCGGCGCGGGCGGTACATGCTGTACCAGCTCGACCTGGCGGGCAGTGCCCGGCTGGGCTCGGACCTGCTGGAGGCGGTGCTGCGCTGA
- a CDS encoding MBL fold metallo-hydrolase has translation MSGARIDRLVTAGTFDLDGGSWEVENNVWIVGDDDEAVVIDAAHDAEAIEAALGGRRLLAIVSTHAHNDHIDAAPALADRTGAPILLHPDDLPLWKLTHPDRLPDGELADGQRIEVAGTELTVLHTPGHAPGAVCLHAPGLGTVFTGDTLFQGGPGATGRSFSHFPTIIDSIRDRLLSLPPETVVRTGHGDPTTIAAEAPALPEWIARGH, from the coding sequence GTGAGCGGCGCGCGGATCGACCGGCTGGTCACGGCCGGCACCTTCGACCTCGACGGCGGCAGCTGGGAGGTGGAGAACAACGTCTGGATCGTCGGTGACGACGACGAGGCCGTGGTGATCGACGCGGCGCACGACGCCGAGGCGATCGAGGCGGCCCTCGGCGGGCGCCGCCTGCTGGCGATCGTCTCCACCCACGCGCACAACGACCACATCGACGCGGCCCCGGCGCTCGCCGACCGCACCGGTGCGCCGATCCTGCTGCACCCGGACGACCTGCCGCTCTGGAAGCTCACCCACCCGGACCGCCTGCCGGACGGCGAACTCGCCGACGGACAGCGGATCGAGGTGGCCGGCACCGAGCTGACCGTGCTGCACACCCCCGGCCACGCGCCCGGCGCGGTCTGCCTCCACGCGCCCGGGCTCGGCACGGTCTTCACCGGCGACACCCTCTTCCAGGGCGGCCCGGGCGCCACCGGCCGGTCGTTCTCGCACTTCCCGACGATCATCGACTCGATCCGGGACCGCCTCCTCTCGCTCCCCCCGGAGACGGTGGTCCGCACCGGCCACGGCGACCCGACCACGATCGCCGCCGAGGCGCCCGCACTTCCGGAGTGGATCGCGCGCGGCCACTGA
- a CDS encoding phosphotransferase, whose amino-acid sequence MEQANGRTVSIHVTHGSEYLGPVGPFEVDGAWWSSAGPVVERLSEELGVPVLVLRLAEVAAGGGGSGGHVVYHAEALERPAALVPRQAGAEAAALLGPAERRAGWATQAGLRATLDWAERTLHRVGRPVAGPVEQVRTWNLSGLFRYRTATGVDAWLKVTNPAFNADEGAVIALLGSVDPTLVPRLLGTDPVHGRLLLDHAPGEDCWGPSGEEVAAVVPRLVAAQAALAADGRAAAAGLRDRTPRTLVAQVGALLDRLEREAEGAAEPAGPGASGESLTAEEFAAARALADRLPALVAELAACGLPETLVHGDFHPGNWRSDGTRAVVVDYADSCFGHPALDGLRPRQYVSDERWAQVAAVWAGAWREHAPGSDPERALALVEPLYHLAYAVRYQEFLDHIETSERPYHEGDPVSELRAALACAEAAARA is encoded by the coding sequence ATGGAACAGGCGAACGGTCGGACGGTCAGCATCCACGTCACCCACGGCAGTGAATACCTCGGCCCGGTAGGGCCGTTCGAGGTGGACGGGGCGTGGTGGTCGTCGGCCGGGCCGGTCGTCGAGCGGCTGTCCGAGGAGCTGGGGGTGCCCGTGCTGGTGCTCCGGCTCGCCGAGGTGGCGGCGGGTGGCGGCGGCAGCGGCGGGCACGTGGTCTACCACGCGGAGGCACTGGAGCGCCCGGCCGCCCTGGTGCCGCGTCAGGCGGGTGCCGAGGCGGCCGCCCTGCTCGGGCCGGCCGAGCGGCGGGCCGGCTGGGCCACCCAGGCCGGGCTGCGGGCCACCCTCGACTGGGCGGAGCGGACGCTGCACCGGGTGGGCCGTCCGGTGGCCGGCCCGGTGGAGCAGGTCCGGACGTGGAACCTGTCCGGACTCTTCCGCTACCGGACGGCGACCGGCGTCGACGCCTGGCTGAAGGTGACCAACCCGGCGTTCAACGCCGACGAGGGCGCGGTGATCGCGCTGCTCGGCAGCGTCGATCCCACCCTGGTGCCGCGGCTGCTCGGCACCGACCCGGTGCACGGGCGGCTGCTGCTCGACCACGCGCCCGGGGAGGACTGCTGGGGTCCGTCCGGGGAGGAGGTCGCTGCCGTGGTGCCCCGGCTGGTCGCCGCCCAGGCGGCGCTCGCCGCCGACGGCCGGGCCGCCGCGGCCGGCCTGCGGGACCGCACCCCGCGCACGCTGGTCGCCCAGGTGGGCGCGTTGCTCGACCGTCTGGAGCGGGAAGCGGAGGGCGCCGCGGAGCCGGCCGGCCCGGGAGCGTCCGGTGAGTCGCTGACGGCCGAGGAGTTCGCCGCCGCCCGGGCGCTCGCGGACCGGCTGCCCGCGCTGGTCGCGGAGCTGGCCGCCTGCGGGCTGCCCGAGACCCTGGTGCACGGGGACTTCCACCCCGGGAACTGGCGCTCCGACGGCACGCGGGCGGTGGTCGTCGACTACGCGGACTCCTGCTTCGGGCACCCGGCGCTGGACGGGCTGCGCCCCCGGCAGTACGTGTCCGACGAGCGCTGGGCGCAGGTCGCCGCAGTGTGGGCCGGTGCCTGGCGGGAGCACGCCCCCGGGTCGGATCCGGAGCGCGCCCTGGCGCTGGTCGAGCCGCTCTACCACCTCGCCTACGCGGTGCGGTACCAGGAGTTCCTGGACCACATCGAGACCAGTGAGCGGCCGTACCACGAGGGGGACCCGGTGAGCGAGCTCCGCGCCGCGCTGGCCTGCGCGGAAGCCGCCGCCCGGGCCTGA
- a CDS encoding LppX_LprAFG lipoprotein: MLALLCAAGCSSAAGGSAAGPSASASASVSASAGAPAAPTGATSAPAGPSAEHAAAVREAAAATGRTSARVGQTVQLTNGDTTYNLAVAGDFDMAADRGQLGVDLPGGAISHLDEVFADGQVYVRGSAGVPAGSWAAIDRERTVAHALLRSPVNDPEHVLQQLSTLTRVVRNGEEELDGVRTVRYSGVLADDAVVLRLAPEVQAKLATYRSLGGGDLRIPAEVWVDPQGRVAKVRLVLDMDPIHAVTTVAFTELGKPVKVSPPPAKSTSAVTELSGVLTG, encoded by the coding sequence GTGCTCGCGCTGCTGTGCGCGGCGGGCTGCTCGTCCGCCGCCGGCGGGAGCGCCGCCGGGCCGTCGGCGAGCGCCTCGGCGAGCGTCTCGGCGTCGGCGGGCGCTCCGGCGGCGCCCACGGGTGCCACGAGCGCCCCGGCCGGGCCGTCCGCGGAGCATGCCGCCGCCGTGCGCGAGGCCGCGGCCGCCACCGGCCGCACCAGCGCCAGGGTCGGCCAGACCGTGCAGCTCACCAACGGCGACACCACGTACAACCTGGCCGTGGCCGGGGACTTCGACATGGCGGCGGACCGGGGGCAGCTCGGCGTCGACCTCCCCGGGGGCGCGATCAGCCACCTCGACGAGGTCTTCGCCGACGGCCAGGTGTACGTGCGCGGCTCGGCGGGAGTGCCCGCGGGGTCCTGGGCGGCGATCGACCGCGAGCGGACCGTCGCGCACGCCCTGCTCCGGTCGCCGGTCAACGACCCGGAGCACGTCCTGCAGCAGCTCTCCACGCTGACCCGGGTCGTCCGCAACGGGGAGGAGGAGCTGGACGGCGTCCGCACCGTGCGGTACAGCGGCGTGCTGGCCGACGACGCCGTCGTCCTGCGCCTGGCACCGGAGGTCCAGGCCAAGCTGGCGACCTACCGGAGCCTCGGCGGCGGCGACCTCCGGATCCCGGCCGAGGTCTGGGTCGACCCCCAGGGCCGGGTGGCGAAGGTCCGGCTGGTCCTGGACATGGACCCGATCCACGCCGTCACCACGGTCGCCTTCACCGAGTTGGGCAAGCCGGTGAAGGTGTCGCCGCCCCCGGCGAAGAGCACCAGCGCGGTCACCGAGCTCTCCGGCGTCCTCACCGGCTGA
- a CDS encoding ferredoxin, giving the protein MTPDSAGPAPDTRRAGSRQPSSPTAPAPAAAVAAAAAGGPPQEDDPVVVRVDRDRCIGSGMCAHTAPGSLALGADGVAHPLRGSAPDGGPAGERLTERLAEAVDCCPVEALALHSARDGRRVAPSD; this is encoded by the coding sequence GTGACACCGGACTCGGCCGGGCCCGCGCCGGACACCCGGCGGGCGGGCTCCCGGCAGCCCTCCTCCCCGACCGCTCCCGCTCCCGCGGCCGCGGTTGCGGCGGCTGCGGCCGGAGGCCCGCCCCAGGAGGACGACCCGGTGGTGGTCCGGGTCGACCGGGACCGCTGCATCGGCTCGGGCATGTGCGCGCACACCGCTCCCGGCTCGCTGGCGCTGGGCGCCGACGGCGTGGCCCACCCCCTGCGGGGATCCGCGCCCGACGGCGGACCGGCCGGCGAGCGGCTGACGGAGCGACTCGCCGAGGCCGTCGACTGCTGCCCGGTCGAGGCGCTCGCCCTGCACTCGGCACGGGACGGCCGCCGGGTCGCGCCGTCCGACTGA
- a CDS encoding PhzF family phenazine biosynthesis protein, producing MITDDAPAAAPQSDVLRYAAFSTDPGGGNPAGVVLDASGLSAERMLAIAAELGYSETAFLIPDAAGSVAGPAGAGYTVRYFSPLLEVPFCGHATVASAVALAERTGPGRFVFATQAGEVPIEVDKGADGVLRATLTSVEPHIEEVSGADVEEALALLGWSADELDAALPPRIAYAGARHLVLAAATRDRLARLDYDFDGLAAYMTARGLTTVQLVWRESEHVFHARDPFPVGGVVEDPATGAAAAAFGAYLRERGAVTAPATLTIHQGEDLGRPGVLGVELRADDTRVRVSGAGVVIP from the coding sequence ATGATCACTGACGACGCGCCCGCGGCAGCTCCCCAGAGCGACGTCCTGCGCTACGCGGCCTTCTCCACCGACCCCGGCGGTGGCAACCCGGCCGGTGTGGTGCTCGACGCCTCCGGCCTGTCCGCGGAGCGGATGCTCGCCATAGCCGCCGAGCTCGGCTACTCCGAGACGGCCTTCCTGATACCGGACGCGGCCGGCTCCGTCGCGGGCCCGGCCGGGGCCGGTTACACCGTGCGGTACTTCAGCCCGCTGCTGGAGGTGCCGTTCTGCGGCCACGCCACCGTCGCCTCCGCCGTCGCGCTCGCCGAGCGGACGGGCCCGGGCCGGTTCGTCTTCGCCACGCAGGCCGGCGAGGTGCCGATCGAGGTGGACAAGGGCGCGGACGGCGTCCTGCGCGCCACGCTGACCAGCGTCGAGCCCCACATCGAGGAGGTGAGCGGCGCGGACGTCGAGGAGGCGCTCGCCCTGCTCGGCTGGTCGGCCGACGAGCTGGACGCGGCGCTGCCGCCCCGGATCGCCTACGCCGGCGCCCGGCACCTGGTGCTGGCCGCCGCCACCCGTGACCGGCTGGCCCGGCTGGACTACGACTTCGACGGCCTCGCCGCCTACATGACGGCCCGCGGGCTCACCACCGTGCAGCTGGTCTGGCGGGAGAGCGAGCACGTCTTCCACGCCCGTGACCCGTTCCCGGTCGGCGGCGTCGTGGAGGATCCGGCGACGGGCGCGGCGGCCGCCGCCTTCGGCGCCTACCTGCGGGAGCGGGGCGCGGTGACCGCACCGGCCACCCTGACGATCCACCAGGGCGAGGACCTCGGCCGCCCGGGCGTGCTGGGCGTCGAGCTGCGCGCGGACGACACCCGCGTCCGGGTCTCAGGTGCGGGGGTGGTGATCCCGTAG
- a CDS encoding pyridoxamine 5'-phosphate oxidase family protein → MAHDPHALDEAFLAFWRERHISTLTTRRPDGSPHVVPVGVTYQPETGTARVISSRTSRKVRNVQAAGAEGMRVAVCQVDGARWSTLEGVAVVRNEPDAVADAVRRYTERYREPRVNPDRVVIEITVDRVLGRA, encoded by the coding sequence ATGGCCCATGATCCGCACGCACTCGACGAAGCCTTCCTCGCCTTCTGGCGGGAGCGGCACATCTCCACGCTGACCACCCGGCGCCCCGACGGCTCGCCGCACGTGGTGCCGGTGGGGGTGACGTACCAGCCGGAGACCGGGACGGCGCGGGTGATCAGCAGCCGGACCAGTCGCAAGGTGCGCAATGTGCAGGCCGCCGGGGCCGAGGGCATGCGGGTGGCGGTCTGCCAGGTGGACGGCGCGCGCTGGTCGACGCTGGAGGGCGTGGCCGTGGTGCGGAACGAGCCGGACGCGGTGGCCGATGCCGTCCGGCGGTACACCGAGCGATACCGCGAGCCCCGGGTGAACCCGGACCGCGTGGTCATCGAGATCACCGTCGACCGGGTGCTCGGCCGGGCGTAA